One genomic window of Haloferax mediterranei ATCC 33500 includes the following:
- a CDS encoding non-histone chromosomal MC1 family protein, which produces MVREDGKRNFVLRKEDGTETSVFSGSMPRQAALKAARRLDPHGSEDEAESNATEIRLREKGTDKVHIFDAWAWNSDAPEDKPGWMEGKITKGNVSKKGIEHLDE; this is translated from the coding sequence ATGGTACGCGAGGACGGTAAGCGGAACTTTGTGCTCCGAAAGGAGGACGGTACAGAGACGAGTGTCTTCTCGGGAAGCATGCCACGACAGGCTGCGCTCAAAGCAGCACGTCGGCTCGACCCTCATGGCTCCGAAGACGAGGCTGAGTCGAATGCGACTGAGATTCGACTCCGAGAGAAGGGAACCGACAAGGTCCACATCTTCGACGCGTGGGCGTGGAACAGCGACGCACCCGAAGACAAACCCGGTTGGATGGAGGGGAAGATTACCAAGGGGAACGTCTCCAAGAAAGGAATCGAACACCTCGACGAGTAG
- a CDS encoding quinone-dependent dihydroorotate dehydrogenase, which yields MNPYALAKPLLFSLPPETAHGTIHGLLTTVRGTPIESLLERRYRVDDPRLTTSAFGLEFPNPVGVAAGFDKNAEVPTVLAALGFGHVEVGGVTAKPQTGNPRPRMFRLPEDNGLINRMGLNNEGADAVGARLSAGPHPDIPVGVNLALSEVTPTEEAPEDYRYTYERVADGADYFVVNVSCPNSEGFRDLQNRDSLEAILGTLVDAGADPLLVKLSPDLPDPAVEDALDVVDELDLDGIIASNTTTSRPDSLQNPNQAERGGLSGKPIESEATEMVRFIAERTDVPIVGVGGVSDTESAYRKIRAGASMVQLYTGMVYEGPSIARDINRGLVERLEQDGFDSVEDAVGADL from the coding sequence ATGAACCCCTACGCTCTCGCCAAACCCCTTCTCTTCTCGCTCCCGCCGGAAACCGCACATGGGACTATCCATGGGCTTCTCACCACAGTCCGCGGTACCCCCATTGAATCACTTCTCGAGCGACGGTACCGCGTCGACGACCCACGACTCACGACGAGCGCGTTCGGACTTGAGTTCCCGAATCCGGTCGGTGTCGCTGCCGGATTCGACAAGAACGCCGAAGTGCCGACCGTCCTCGCGGCGCTCGGATTCGGCCACGTCGAAGTTGGCGGCGTGACGGCAAAGCCCCAGACGGGCAATCCGCGCCCGCGGATGTTCCGCCTGCCCGAAGACAACGGCCTCATCAATCGGATGGGTCTCAACAACGAGGGCGCGGACGCGGTCGGCGCGCGCCTGTCCGCGGGCCCGCACCCGGACATCCCTGTCGGCGTCAATCTCGCGCTTTCCGAAGTGACGCCAACCGAAGAAGCTCCAGAGGACTACCGCTACACCTACGAGCGTGTCGCCGACGGGGCCGATTACTTCGTCGTCAACGTCTCCTGTCCCAACAGCGAGGGCTTCCGCGACCTCCAGAACCGCGACTCACTGGAGGCGATTCTGGGGACGCTCGTCGACGCCGGTGCCGACCCGCTCCTCGTGAAACTCTCGCCCGACCTGCCGGACCCTGCGGTCGAAGACGCACTCGACGTCGTCGACGAACTCGACTTAGACGGTATCATCGCGAGCAACACGACCACGTCGCGTCCCGACTCGCTTCAGAATCCGAATCAAGCCGAACGCGGTGGACTCTCCGGAAAGCCCATCGAGTCAGAGGCGACAGAGATGGTCCGGTTCATCGCGGAACGAACCGACGTGCCAATCGTCGGCGTCGGCGGTGTCTCCGACACCGAAAGCGCCTACCGGAAGATTCGGGCCGGGGCCTCGATGGTCCAACTCTACACAGGCATGGTCTACGAGGGGCCGAGCATCGCCCGCGACATCAACCGCGGTCTGGTCGAACGACTCGAACAAGACGGATTCGACTCGGTTGAAGACGCTGTCGGCGCGGACCTGTAA
- a CDS encoding trans-sulfuration enzyme family protein gives MNDYELHRETLAVTHGERGQLPAPGVEDVTVPVHLSSTYSIPDVDPDADLETLDPDAGEYLYSRLSNPTRNALEHRLAALEGGEHALAFVSGTAAIAATMTAVVHPGDHIVAFEDLYGGTKTMLNRLFAERLDVDVTFVDATDTENVEAAMRDNTRLVWMETPSNPLMHLCDVEAIAAIADEWDAVFGVDNTFLSPYFQNPLSLGADVVVHSTTKYLNGHSDSIGGAVVTDRDDIMDELAFLQRVGMGSMLSPFDSYLTLRGIKTLPLRMRQHEENAMEIAQYLESHDAVTRVLYPGLESHPQHDLAARQQSGFGGVLSFELDTDLDGTAEFLGNLDEFPLAVSLGGVESLIEHPATMTHSPLSQTERDRLGISDSFLRLSVGVEHVDDLISDLDEALSTV, from the coding sequence ATGAACGATTATGAACTACACCGCGAAACGCTCGCGGTGACCCATGGTGAACGCGGCCAGCTGCCCGCGCCGGGGGTCGAGGATGTTACTGTTCCGGTCCACCTCTCGTCGACGTATTCGATTCCCGACGTGGACCCAGACGCGGACCTGGAGACGCTCGACCCCGACGCGGGCGAGTACCTCTACTCGCGGTTGTCGAACCCGACGCGGAATGCGCTGGAACACCGGCTTGCGGCACTCGAAGGTGGCGAACACGCGCTCGCGTTCGTCTCCGGGACGGCGGCCATTGCCGCGACCATGACGGCGGTGGTCCACCCCGGCGACCACATCGTTGCGTTCGAAGACCTCTACGGTGGTACGAAGACGATGCTGAACCGCCTGTTCGCCGAGCGACTCGACGTGGACGTGACGTTCGTGGACGCGACGGACACCGAAAACGTCGAGGCCGCAATGCGCGACAACACGCGTCTCGTCTGGATGGAGACGCCGTCGAACCCGCTCATGCACCTCTGTGATGTCGAGGCCATTGCGGCCATCGCCGACGAGTGGGACGCCGTCTTCGGCGTGGATAACACCTTCCTCAGCCCGTACTTCCAGAATCCGCTGTCGCTCGGTGCCGACGTGGTCGTCCACAGCACCACGAAGTACCTCAACGGTCACTCCGACTCTATCGGTGGTGCGGTCGTCACCGACCGCGACGACATCATGGACGAACTCGCGTTCCTCCAGCGTGTCGGCATGGGGTCGATGCTCTCGCCGTTCGACTCCTATCTGACACTTCGCGGTATCAAGACGCTTCCCCTGCGGATGCGCCAGCACGAGGAGAACGCGATGGAAATCGCGCAGTACCTCGAATCCCACGACGCTGTCACGCGCGTTCTCTACCCGGGTCTCGAATCGCACCCACAACACGACCTCGCCGCCCGCCAGCAGTCCGGGTTCGGCGGCGTCCTCTCGTTCGAACTCGACACCGACCTCGACGGGACGGCCGAGTTCCTCGGGAACCTCGACGAGTTCCCGCTCGCGGTCAGCCTCGGCGGCGTTGAGAGCCTCATCGAGCACCCGGCGACGATGACGCACTCGCCGCTCTCACAGACCGAACGCGACAGACTCGGCATCTCGGATTCCTTCCTCCGACTGTCCGTGGGCGTCGAACACGTCGATGACCTGATTTCGGACCTCGACGAAGCGCTGTCGACGGTCTAA
- a CDS encoding valine--tRNA ligase, translating to MPSGEYDPETVEAKWQERWVDEDLYAYPERAVDPDTVFSIDSPPPTVSGSLHWGHVYGFTLQDFVARFNRMRGKEVYFPFGYDDNGIASELLTEDELDIKHQDYERREFQKLCREVTSKYESEFTEKMQNLGISIDWDQTYQTISPEVQRVSQLSFIDLYEKDRQYRQRAPAIWCPECETAISQVETEDDEQHSHFHDIEFGVADSDESFVISTTRPELLPACVAVFVHPDDDENEHLVGQEATVPLFGQQVPILEDERVDLETGTGLVMCCTFGDQTDIEWYQAHDLPLRIAIDESGTMTEEAGEYAGLSAHEAREKIVPDLEDSGALLDKRAITHAVKVHERCDTSVEFLVKDQWYIKLLDKREEYLEAGEQMDWFPEKMFTRYKNWIEGLQWDWAISRQRSSGIPFPVWYCEDCEHAVVADREDLPVDPLSDDPPVDSCPDCGNDEFVAEDDVFDTWATSSLTPLINGGWDWNPETEEMELERPELYPFDMRPQGHDIISFWLFHTVVKCYEHTGEVPFDSVMINGMVLDENREKMSKSVGNVVSPDEVLEKFPVDAARYWAAGSAVGDDLPYQEKGLVAGEKLMRKLWNASKLVESLTEDAPAEFDHDDLQEIDRWLLASLDRELEFVTEKLENREFSKARDRLRSFFWHTFCDDYLEIAKQRVRESDDPSAAYTLRTAHQRFLVCFAPILAHVTEELWRDMYDGASVHDQSWPEPLGLDADFEAGETAMAVVGALRKYKSDAQLSMNAPLDEVEVYGHVSGLEADISGVMHVESLTSTDEEPPIESVISGIDLDYSIVGPEFGSKVPDIEAALAQDDYELVDDELHVAGVELGPDAFEVNEERTYSGEGEFVETEGALVIVKNDD from the coding sequence ATGCCGAGCGGAGAATACGACCCGGAAACCGTCGAGGCGAAGTGGCAAGAGAGGTGGGTCGACGAAGACCTGTACGCGTACCCAGAGCGTGCGGTAGACCCCGACACTGTATTCTCTATCGACTCGCCGCCGCCGACGGTGTCCGGGAGTCTCCACTGGGGCCACGTCTACGGCTTCACCCTCCAGGATTTCGTCGCCCGGTTCAACCGGATGCGCGGCAAGGAGGTGTACTTCCCGTTCGGATACGACGACAACGGCATCGCGTCGGAGCTCCTGACCGAGGACGAACTCGATATCAAACACCAGGACTACGAGCGACGCGAGTTCCAGAAGCTCTGCCGTGAAGTCACCTCGAAGTACGAGTCGGAGTTCACCGAGAAGATGCAGAACCTCGGTATCTCCATCGACTGGGACCAGACCTACCAGACCATCTCGCCGGAGGTCCAGCGCGTCTCACAACTCTCGTTTATCGACCTGTACGAGAAGGACCGCCAATACCGCCAGCGAGCCCCCGCTATCTGGTGTCCCGAGTGTGAGACGGCTATCTCACAGGTCGAGACCGAAGACGACGAGCAGCACTCGCACTTCCACGATATCGAGTTCGGCGTCGCCGATTCGGACGAATCGTTCGTCATCTCCACAACGCGTCCCGAACTCCTCCCCGCGTGTGTCGCCGTCTTCGTTCACCCCGACGACGACGAGAACGAGCATCTCGTCGGCCAAGAGGCGACGGTCCCGCTGTTCGGCCAGCAGGTTCCAATCCTCGAAGACGAGCGCGTCGACTTAGAGACGGGAACGGGTCTCGTCATGTGCTGTACCTTCGGCGACCAGACGGACATCGAGTGGTATCAGGCACACGACCTGCCGCTTCGTATCGCCATCGACGAGTCCGGCACGATGACCGAGGAAGCGGGCGAGTATGCGGGCCTGTCCGCGCACGAAGCGCGCGAGAAAATCGTCCCTGACCTCGAAGATTCCGGTGCACTTCTCGACAAACGTGCCATCACGCACGCGGTCAAAGTCCACGAGCGCTGTGACACAAGCGTCGAGTTCCTCGTCAAGGACCAGTGGTACATCAAACTGCTCGACAAGCGCGAGGAGTACCTCGAAGCGGGCGAACAGATGGACTGGTTCCCAGAAAAGATGTTCACGCGGTACAAAAACTGGATCGAGGGACTCCAGTGGGACTGGGCTATCTCGCGGCAGCGCTCCTCGGGGATTCCGTTCCCAGTCTGGTACTGCGAGGACTGCGAGCACGCCGTCGTCGCCGACCGCGAGGACCTGCCGGTCGACCCGCTTTCTGACGACCCGCCGGTCGATAGCTGTCCCGACTGTGGCAACGACGAGTTCGTCGCCGAAGACGACGTGTTCGACACGTGGGCGACCTCGTCGCTTACGCCCCTCATCAACGGTGGCTGGGACTGGAACCCCGAGACCGAGGAGATGGAACTCGAACGGCCCGAACTCTACCCGTTCGACATGCGCCCGCAGGGCCACGACATCATCTCATTCTGGCTGTTCCACACGGTCGTCAAGTGCTACGAGCACACTGGCGAGGTTCCGTTCGACAGCGTCATGATAAACGGGATGGTTCTCGACGAAAACCGCGAGAAGATGTCCAAGTCCGTCGGCAACGTCGTCTCGCCCGACGAGGTTCTGGAGAAGTTCCCGGTCGACGCCGCCCGCTACTGGGCCGCCGGGAGCGCCGTCGGCGACGACCTGCCGTACCAGGAGAAAGGTCTCGTCGCGGGCGAGAAACTGATGCGGAAGCTCTGGAACGCGTCAAAGCTCGTCGAGAGTCTCACCGAGGACGCACCAGCGGAGTTCGACCACGACGACCTACAGGAGATTGACCGCTGGCTTCTGGCCTCGCTCGACCGCGAACTCGAATTCGTCACCGAGAAACTGGAGAACCGCGAGTTCTCGAAGGCGCGCGACCGCCTGCGCAGTTTCTTCTGGCACACGTTCTGCGACGACTACCTCGAAATCGCCAAACAGCGAGTCCGCGAGAGCGACGACCCATCTGCGGCCTACACGCTCCGGACCGCCCACCAACGGTTCCTCGTCTGCTTCGCGCCCATCCTCGCCCACGTCACCGAGGAACTCTGGCGCGACATGTACGACGGAGCGAGCGTCCACGACCAGTCGTGGCCCGAACCGCTCGGTCTCGACGCCGACTTCGAGGCGGGCGAGACGGCGATGGCCGTCGTCGGCGCACTCCGGAAGTACAAAAGCGACGCGCAGCTCTCGATGAACGCCCCGCTCGACGAGGTCGAAGTCTACGGGCACGTCTCCGGTCTCGAAGCGGATATCAGCGGCGTGATGCACGTTGAGTCGCTCACCTCGACCGACGAGGAACCGCCTATCGAGTCCGTTATCTCCGGTATCGACCTCGACTACTCCATCGTCGGTCCCGAATTCGGCAGTAAGGTCCCGGATATCGAGGCCGCGCTCGCACAGGACGACTACGAACTCGTCGACGACGAACTCCACGTCGCGGGCGTCGAACTCGGCCCCGACGCGTTCGAGGTCAACGAAGAGCGCACCTACTCCGGTGAGGGCGAGTTCGTCGAGACCGAGGGCGCGCTCGTCATCGTGAAGAACGACGACTAA
- the pheT gene encoding phenylalanine--tRNA ligase subunit beta — protein sequence MPVVDVQPDELRRLTGHEEKSDEEFKDDLFALGLEFEGVTEDGAFQLEFGPDRLDRLSVEGVARSLRYQYGDASGVAVPKTNDPDWTIVVDEAVPEERPYVTGAVVRGVDLDDAALDSLIQLQEKLHATMGRKRAKGAIGIHDLTMLKGDVLSENASGNSITYTGIEPDGDTFVALDSDDELTPAEVLEQHETGRKYADLVGEYDRYPAIYDEIGLFSFPPVINGRRTEVSTESRDLFVELTGTDQWTIDRMCNIICYALAARGATIEDIEVQYEGGTVAKPDFEVETKRVSHDRIETVLGVDLEMDEVIDLFERSGLDADAEIGEETVYDVSIPPYRVDVLHPLDLVDDVGRAYGFNELEPRYPDVGTVGQRHERSRLEDAARTSLVGLGFEDLLNFHMISEGENYERMGIEPGTDLLGGGEPVSITEPYSEDYTMLRSWVLPSLSMVLENNTHRAYPQDLAEIGHVAHRDDDENTRVSEARHVAAVLARHDATYEDAKGRLAALCGDFDVELETPPTEHPSFISGRTAAVVIDGEEVGIVGELHPEVIVEHDLELPVAAFEFDLSALQ from the coding sequence ATGCCCGTAGTTGACGTTCAACCCGACGAACTGCGCCGCCTGACCGGCCACGAAGAGAAGTCCGACGAGGAGTTCAAAGACGACCTGTTCGCGCTCGGTCTCGAATTCGAGGGCGTGACCGAAGACGGGGCGTTCCAACTGGAGTTCGGTCCCGACCGCCTCGACCGCCTCTCGGTCGAAGGCGTCGCCCGCTCGCTTCGCTACCAGTACGGCGATGCCAGCGGGGTCGCCGTCCCGAAGACGAACGACCCGGATTGGACCATCGTCGTCGACGAGGCGGTTCCCGAAGAGCGCCCGTACGTCACGGGTGCCGTCGTCCGCGGCGTGGACTTAGACGATGCCGCGCTCGACTCGCTCATCCAACTGCAGGAGAAACTGCACGCGACGATGGGTCGAAAGCGCGCCAAGGGCGCTATCGGTATCCACGACCTGACGATGTTGAAGGGTGACGTGCTCTCGGAGAACGCCTCCGGCAACTCCATCACGTACACCGGAATCGAACCCGACGGCGACACCTTCGTCGCACTCGACTCCGACGACGAACTCACACCGGCCGAAGTGCTCGAACAGCACGAGACGGGGCGGAAGTACGCCGACCTCGTCGGCGAGTACGACCGCTACCCGGCCATCTACGACGAGATTGGTCTATTCTCGTTCCCGCCGGTCATCAACGGTCGCCGGACCGAGGTCTCGACTGAGTCGCGCGACCTCTTCGTCGAACTCACCGGGACCGACCAGTGGACCATCGACCGGATGTGCAACATCATCTGCTACGCGCTGGCCGCCCGCGGAGCGACCATCGAGGACATCGAAGTCCAGTACGAGGGCGGTACCGTCGCCAAGCCCGACTTCGAAGTCGAGACGAAGCGCGTCAGCCACGACCGCATCGAGACGGTCCTCGGCGTCGATCTCGAAATGGACGAGGTTATCGACCTGTTCGAGCGCTCCGGTCTCGATGCCGACGCGGAAATCGGGGAAGAGACGGTGTACGACGTCTCTATTCCACCGTACCGCGTGGACGTACTCCACCCGCTCGACCTCGTCGACGACGTGGGTCGCGCCTACGGATTCAACGAACTCGAACCGCGGTACCCCGACGTGGGGACGGTCGGACAGCGCCACGAGCGCTCCCGACTGGAAGATGCCGCCCGCACCTCGCTCGTCGGTCTCGGCTTCGAGGACCTGCTCAACTTCCACATGATTTCGGAAGGGGAGAACTACGAGCGCATGGGTATCGAACCCGGCACCGACCTATTGGGCGGCGGTGAACCCGTCTCTATCACCGAACCGTACAGCGAGGACTACACCATGCTCCGCTCGTGGGTCCTCCCGTCGCTTTCGATGGTGCTGGAGAACAATACCCACCGCGCGTACCCGCAGGACCTCGCGGAAATCGGTCACGTAGCCCATCGCGACGACGACGAAAACACCCGTGTTTCGGAGGCGCGACACGTCGCCGCCGTCCTCGCCCGCCACGACGCGACCTACGAGGATGCAAAGGGGCGACTCGCGGCCCTGTGTGGTGACTTCGACGTTGAACTGGAGACGCCGCCGACCGAACACCCGTCGTTCATCTCCGGTCGGACCGCCGCGGTCGTCATCGACGGCGAAGAAGTCGGTATCGTCGGCGAACTCCACCCGGAGGTCATCGTCGAACATGACCTCGAACTGCCGGTCGCGGCGTTCGAATTCGACCTGTCGGCGCTGCAGTAA